A region of the Desulfobacter postgatei 2ac9 genome:
TGGGGCGCTACCACCAGCCGGTCTATAACCACTTCAATGTGGTGTTTTTTATTGCGGGCCAGGGCTTGGACATTTTCAAGATCCTGGACCACCCCGTCCACCCGGACCCTTGCATAACCTTCGCGTTTGAGCTCTTCAAGGCGTTCCCGATGTTCCCCCTTGCGGTTTTCCACAATGGGCGCCAGAATAAGGATCTTAGACCCGTCAGGCAGATCCATAATCTGGGAGACCATGGCCTGGGCATGGCCCCGTCCCACCTTTTTCCCGCATTTATAGCAATACTGGGTCCCCACCCGGGCAAAGAGCACCCGCAGGTAGTCGTAAATTTCAGTGATGGTACCCACGGTGGAGCGTGGATTTTTGGAAGCGGACTTCTGTTCAATGGCAATGGTGGGAGAAAGCCCCCGGATGGTATCGTAGCGGGGTTTTTCCATCTGCCCGATGAACTGCCGGGCATAGGAGGACAAGGACTCAACATACCGGCGCTGGCCTTCGGCAAAAATGGTATCAAAGGCCAGGCTGGACTTGCCCGACCCGGAAACACCCGTCACAACCACCAGCTTTTTTTTGGGGATCTCTACATCAATATTTTTAAGATTATGTTCCTTGGCACCCCGGACAATGATCCGGTCCAGTTCCTTGGACCGGGAATCTTCTTCCAGGGGGTGCAGGGGAGTCGGGCTATGAGCAGCATATTTATCAGCTGTCTGGGTTACAGCGGCAGCAATATTTTTTTTCATGGGTCACCAGGATTTGTTTTTGGTTACCCCAACAACGATAATCACCTGCAATAAAAAGTAAAGTCTGGATAACGGGATTTTAACTATAATCATTGTGAATGGGTAATTTTAGCAAACGCCTTCACTCATACCATAAAAATTAACCCTATACTCTATAGAGCGAGAAGAACAACCGCCGTCGTCGCCATAACCAAAGACAAACCAACTCCGACCTTGATGAAATCCTTTGTTTTGTATCCTCCGGGCCCCATGGTCATCAAATTACATTGATGAGCAAACGGAAGAACAAAGGCGCAACTGGCGCCATAGGCCACAGCAAGAAATGTTTTACTGACATCAATACCGCTAGCTTCTGCTGCAGGATAAGCAACCGGTGCAAGGATAACCGCGGCTGCCGCATTGTTAGATGCCGTGCTAAACAGAGAAGAAACCACAAACAGCACCCCCAAAACATAGAACGGCCCCAAACTCATCTGCGCCGGGAACAAATTGGCGGCCATTTTACCCGCCACACCGGTCTGGAATAGTGCGTCACCCAGAGGAATTGTACCTATAATCAGAAATAGGATTCGAAAATCAATTGCTTTTTGAGCGCCTCGAAGCGAGACACAGCCGGTTGCCACCATTAAAAGCGCACTGGCCAAGGCACTGACCGCAAGAGGGAACAATCCGAGAACCGGCGGTAAAAGGGCCACGGCCAGAAGCACAAGCGCGATAGGTGCGTGTCGGACATCCTCTTCAGATTGTTGCCGATCCAGAAGCACCAGATCATTATTTTCCTCAAGCTTTCGGAAATATCGGACGGGGCCGTATACGAGCAGGGCATCACCAAGTTTCAACGGGGTAGCGCCTACGTCTTTTTCGATAATTTTACCGCTTCTTAAAATGGCGAGGACTGACAGTCCAAACACGTTTCGAAAACTAATGTCGATCAGGGTTCTATCGAGGAAGGCAGAGTGAGGTGAAATTAATACCTCAGCCATATTGATCCCCCGTCCTCTCAGACTCTCCAACTCGACCTCAGTTGCAATCTCAATAGAAATTGAGTGCACTTTGGCAAGTCTTTGAGCGTCTTCATCCCGTCCATCGACAAAGAGAACATCGCCGGCATGCATCTTGAGATCCGGCCGGATGTCTATGAATTGTTTTCTAAAACCCTTTTTGCGGGCGATTTGGACAACTTCGATCTGGAATCGCTTTCCAAGGCTTGCCTTTTCAATTGTGGCATCGGCCAAATCAGACCCCGATGGAATGGTCAGTTTGAAAAGTTTTTTTTCGGGATTGTACCGTTTTTTCAACCGCTCTTGGAAACTTCCGACCCTGGGTGTGTTGTCCAACCTATTCTTACCGATTAGTCTGGTCCCGATCAGAACCATATATGCAATGCCGGCGACAGAGATGGGAACGCCTAAAACAGCGAACTCAAACATCCCGAGAGCTTTATCTCCGCCGCTAAGTCGGTCAAGTTCACTTCCAAGAATAAGGTTGGAAGTCGTCGAGATCAAGGTAAGCGTGCCGCCGAGAATCGCCGCATACCCCAGGGGCATCATTAATCGAGAAGGGGAAATGTTTGCCCTGCGGGAGAGCACCAAAACAGCTGGAAGGAAAACTGCAACAGTAGCCGCGTTTGACATGATTGCGGAGAGAACACAGGTGGTGACCATGATCAGCAAAACCAGACGCCACTCTTTTTTGCCACCGAACCGCTCAAGCATTCTCCCCATCAGCGTAGCGACACCGCTCTCCTTAAGCCCGGCTGAAAGTACGAATATGGCTCCCAGAGAAATCACCGCGCTGTTACCGAACCCGCGGAGGGCTGCCTCAGCAGGATTAACAGTCCCGGTGAGCGCAAGCACAACCGGGATCGAAAGAGCAGTGGCCTCAAGAGGGATAAGCTTGCTGATAAAAAGAACCATGGCCGCAACCAACGTAGCAACGGCGATCCAGGCGTGGATATCCATTTTTATGATCCCTCCATGTTATCGTTGGGCTGAATCCGTATGGATTGTGGAAGTCTTGGTCCTGATCCGTGGCCAAAGAGTTTTTTTTGTTTTGTATTCCTTAAAGTCAATCCATATCAGAAATGATTTGTTTAATCGTCTCTGCAAGTTGAGGAACATCTTTTGCACAAGTATCAAAAGCATAAAACAAGTCGGATAAAGAATCAAGCATTTGGGATGACATTTTTCCTCAATTTCAGAGGGCGCCGTCCCGCCCTATCAAGCATCGTCCCCGGGATTTGTACAGGCAAATTGAGGGAAACAAAATGTGATTCAAGCTTCAAGGTTCAGGCTGAATTCCGGCCTGTTCTTCAGATAGATGAAAAACATCGGAAAGCCGTATGCGGGAAAACCGCACGTACGGTTTAATGAAAGGAGGCTGGACTATACCCTGGCTCCTGCTCTACCCAAATCTGTCCCCGGATTATTCGATAATCAAGTTTTGATCTCCTCCAGGAAGAGAGCAAACATTTTGTCTGCCGTATTAAAGCAAGAAGCACCAGAACAATAGTCATCCAGAATGATATTAAACCCGACAGCCATGTATTCTATAAAGAACACTTAAAAGTATACACCTTGATTCTGACCTATGGACTGATGTTTTTTCTTGACGGCTCAATCAAGAACATCTGGGGGAATGAACCCTGTTTCATCAAGCTGCCGGAATCTGTTAACCTTTCTGTTCAAACTCAATATCCCAATAAATTTCAGATAGTGGCAATTCACAATTAACAGATTCCATTTTTAGAATTT
Encoded here:
- a CDS encoding SLC13 family permease produces the protein MDIHAWIAVATLVAAMVLFISKLIPLEATALSIPVVLALTGTVNPAEAALRGFGNSAVISLGAIFVLSAGLKESGVATLMGRMLERFGGKKEWRLVLLIMVTTCVLSAIMSNAATVAVFLPAVLVLSRRANISPSRLMMPLGYAAILGGTLTLISTTSNLILGSELDRLSGGDKALGMFEFAVLGVPISVAGIAYMVLIGTRLIGKNRLDNTPRVGSFQERLKKRYNPEKKLFKLTIPSGSDLADATIEKASLGKRFQIEVVQIARKKGFRKQFIDIRPDLKMHAGDVLFVDGRDEDAQRLAKVHSISIEIATEVELESLRGRGINMAEVLISPHSAFLDRTLIDISFRNVFGLSVLAILRSGKIIEKDVGATPLKLGDALLVYGPVRYFRKLEENNDLVLLDRQQSEEDVRHAPIALVLLAVALLPPVLGLFPLAVSALASALLMVATGCVSLRGAQKAIDFRILFLIIGTIPLGDALFQTGVAGKMAANLFPAQMSLGPFYVLGVLFVVSSLFSTASNNAAAAVILAPVAYPAAEASGIDVSKTFLAVAYGASCAFVLPFAHQCNLMTMGPGGYKTKDFIKVGVGLSLVMATTAVVLLAL